A single genomic interval of Streptomyces showdoensis harbors:
- a CDS encoding inorganic diphosphatase: MEFDVLIEIPKGSRNKYEVDHETGRIRLDRRLFTSTAYPTDYGYVENTLGEDGDPLDALVILDEPTFPGCLIKCRAIGMFRMTDEAGGDDKLLCVPATDPRMEHLRDIHHVAEFDRLEIQHFFEVYKDLEPGKSVEGADWVGRAEAEEEIEKSYARAKEQGGH, encoded by the coding sequence GTGGAGTTCGACGTTCTCATCGAGATCCCCAAGGGATCGCGGAACAAGTACGAGGTCGACCACGAGACCGGTCGGATCCGCCTGGACCGCCGTCTCTTCACCTCGACCGCCTACCCGACGGACTACGGCTACGTCGAGAACACCCTCGGCGAGGACGGCGACCCGCTGGACGCGCTCGTCATCCTGGACGAGCCCACCTTCCCGGGCTGCCTCATCAAGTGCCGCGCCATCGGCATGTTCCGCATGACGGACGAGGCCGGCGGCGACGACAAGCTGCTGTGCGTCCCGGCGACGGACCCGCGCATGGAGCACCTGCGCGACATCCACCACGTGGCCGAGTTCGACCGCCTGGAGATCCAGCACTTCTTCGAGGTCTACAAGGACCTGGAGCCCGGCAAGTCCGTCGAGGGCGCCGACTGGGTCGGCCGCGCCGAGGCCGAGGAAGAGATCGAGAAGTCCTACGCTCGCGCCAAGGAGCAGGGCGGCCACTGA
- the dacB gene encoding D-alanyl-D-alanine carboxypeptidase/D-alanyl-D-alanine endopeptidase, with the protein MPEPRTWQLVAGSAVLGLALAAGAVTAAGPWDSGQRKAERARAAAADPRGGAHHAGAPGPAPRHPAAVPAPAPSAAGVLRALGAPGTTGTTGTADTPGTPDAPGSTRTGDPTGPARPTDWAAVLVPLLADPGLGPLRTASVVDVATGRRLYGEGAATPMTPASTVKIATAAAALSALGPDHRIATTTVTGADGRTVTLVGGGDPTLDKTRLKALADATARALKARGGTPRPVRLAYDTSLYQGPALHPIGPNENLAPLSALMTDEGRLDGSRSGPAPRTADPAGDTATAFAALLRAAGVTVHGSPAPGRAPKAPQAAPLARTDSAPLADLVERTLTTSDNDLAEALARQTALARKQPASATGAAKAVHDELARLGLPVAGARFADGSGLDRNDRVSAALLTGILTRAADPARPALRPVLTGLPVGGFSGTLAGRFGTDATAPGAGLVRAKTGTLTGVNTLTGTVVTADGRLLAFAFLAGRTSSPDTAQPALDRLAAALAPPR; encoded by the coding sequence ATGCCGGAGCCCAGAACCTGGCAGCTCGTGGCGGGCTCCGCCGTACTCGGTCTGGCCCTGGCCGCCGGAGCGGTGACCGCGGCCGGTCCGTGGGACTCCGGTCAGCGTAAGGCCGAGCGGGCCCGCGCGGCCGCCGCCGACCCCAGGGGTGGCGCACATCACGCCGGAGCCCCCGGACCCGCCCCCCGCCACCCCGCCGCCGTCCCCGCGCCCGCCCCGAGCGCCGCCGGAGTCCTGCGCGCCCTCGGCGCCCCCGGCACCACGGGAACGACCGGCACCGCCGACACCCCGGGCACCCCGGACGCCCCCGGTTCCACCCGGACGGGCGACCCCACCGGCCCCGCCCGCCCCACCGACTGGGCGGCCGTCCTCGTCCCGCTCCTCGCCGACCCCGGCCTCGGCCCGCTGCGCACCGCCTCCGTCGTCGACGTCGCCACCGGACGCCGGCTGTACGGAGAGGGCGCCGCCACCCCCATGACCCCCGCCTCCACCGTCAAGATCGCCACCGCGGCCGCCGCGCTCTCCGCCCTCGGCCCCGACCACCGCATCGCCACCACCACCGTGACCGGCGCCGACGGACGCACCGTCACCCTCGTCGGCGGCGGCGACCCCACGCTCGACAAGACCCGCCTCAAGGCCCTCGCCGACGCCACCGCCCGCGCCCTCAAGGCCCGCGGCGGCACCCCCCGCCCGGTCCGGCTCGCCTACGACACCAGCCTCTACCAGGGCCCCGCGCTCCACCCCATCGGCCCCAACGAGAACCTGGCCCCGCTCAGCGCCCTCATGACCGACGAGGGCCGCCTCGACGGCAGCCGCAGCGGCCCCGCGCCCCGCACCGCCGACCCGGCCGGCGACACCGCCACCGCCTTCGCCGCCCTGCTGCGCGCCGCCGGCGTCACCGTCCACGGCAGCCCCGCCCCCGGCCGCGCCCCCAAGGCCCCGCAGGCCGCGCCCCTCGCCCGCACCGACTCCGCACCCCTCGCCGACCTCGTCGAACGCACCCTCACCACCAGCGACAACGACCTCGCCGAAGCCCTCGCCCGGCAGACCGCCCTCGCCCGCAAACAGCCCGCCAGCGCCACCGGCGCCGCCAAGGCCGTCCACGACGAGCTCGCCCGCCTCGGCCTCCCCGTCGCCGGCGCCCGCTTCGCCGACGGCAGCGGACTCGACCGGAACGACCGCGTCTCCGCCGCCCTGCTCACCGGCATCCTCACCCGCGCGGCCGACCCCGCCCGCCCCGCCCTGCGCCCCGTCCTCACCGGACTCCCCGTCGGCGGCTTCAGCGGCACCCTCGCCGGACGCTTCGGCACCGACGCCACCGCCCCCGGCGCCGGCCTCGTCCGCGCCAAGACCGGCACCCTCACCGGAGTGAACACCCTCACCGGAACCGTCGTCACCGCCGACGGCCGCCTCCTCGCCTTCGCCTTCCTGGCCGGCCGCACCAGCTCCCCCGACACCGCCCAGCCCGCCCTCGACCGCCTCGCCGCGGCCCTCGCCCCACCCCGCTGA
- a CDS encoding zinc-dependent metalloprotease, with amino-acid sequence MTSIGGAGTSGMVDWNLAVATATRLVRPGPEVSREEAREVVAELRRHAKAAEEHVRAYTRMIPEDRDPADTPDTPVLVVDRAGWIKANVAGFRELLSPLLDKMQERRSGSTGGTVLSSVGGKVTGVELGMLLSFLASRILGQYETFAPAGRDLPAGADGAGRLLLVAPNIVHVERELDVSPHDFRLWVCLHEETHRTQFTAVPWLRDHLQGEIQSFLAATDVDPSTVVERLREAAQALAGGRPEGEQGEPGPSLVELVQTPEQREILGRLTAVMSLLEGHADYVMDGVGPDVVPSVAEIREKFQQRRARGASRLDLALRKLLGLDAKLRQYRDGERFVRAVVDQVGMDGFNRVWTSPNTLPTKTEIARPADWVARVHRKADS; translated from the coding sequence ATGACGAGCATCGGTGGTGCAGGCACATCGGGGATGGTCGACTGGAATCTCGCCGTCGCGACGGCGACCCGCCTGGTGCGCCCGGGCCCCGAGGTGAGCCGGGAGGAGGCCCGCGAGGTCGTCGCCGAGCTCCGCAGACACGCCAAGGCCGCCGAGGAACACGTCCGCGCCTACACCCGGATGATCCCCGAGGACCGCGACCCCGCAGACACCCCCGACACCCCCGTCCTCGTCGTCGACCGGGCCGGCTGGATCAAGGCCAACGTCGCCGGCTTCCGCGAACTGCTCTCCCCGCTCCTCGACAAGATGCAGGAACGCCGCTCCGGCTCCACCGGCGGCACCGTCCTCAGCAGCGTCGGCGGCAAGGTCACCGGCGTCGAGCTCGGCATGCTGCTGTCCTTCCTGGCCTCCCGCATCCTCGGCCAGTACGAGACCTTCGCCCCCGCCGGCCGCGACCTGCCCGCCGGAGCCGACGGCGCCGGCCGCCTCCTCCTCGTCGCCCCCAACATCGTCCACGTCGAACGCGAGCTGGACGTCTCCCCGCACGACTTCCGGCTCTGGGTCTGCCTCCACGAGGAGACCCACCGCACCCAGTTCACCGCCGTCCCCTGGCTGCGCGACCACCTCCAGGGCGAGATCCAGTCATTCCTCGCCGCCACCGACGTCGACCCCTCCACCGTCGTCGAACGCCTCCGCGAAGCCGCCCAGGCCCTCGCCGGCGGCCGCCCCGAAGGCGAACAGGGCGAACCCGGACCCTCCCTCGTCGAACTCGTCCAGACCCCGGAACAGCGCGAGATCCTCGGCCGCCTCACCGCCGTCATGTCCCTCCTCGAAGGCCACGCCGACTACGTCATGGACGGCGTCGGACCCGACGTCGTGCCCTCCGTCGCCGAGATCCGCGAGAAGTTCCAGCAGCGCCGCGCCCGCGGCGCCTCCCGCCTCGACCTCGCCCTGCGCAAGCTCCTCGGCCTCGACGCCAAGCTCCGCCAGTACCGCGACGGCGAGCGCTTCGTCCGGGCCGTCGTCGACCAGGTCGGCATGGACGGCTTCAACCGCGTCTGGACCTCCCCCAACACGCTCCCGACCAAGACCGAGATCGCCCGCCCGGCCGACTGGGTGGCGAGGGTGCACCGTAAGGCAGACTCGTGA
- the tilS gene encoding tRNA lysidine(34) synthetase TilS, protein MGPHPAVAAIRLAVRRVLHDVLTEHTTQHADGGHDARPDAHPLVLVACSGGADSMALASALAFEARKLDVRAGGITVDHGLQAGSAQRAREVADRMTALGLDPVEAVTVTVGRDGGPEAAARDARYAALDAAAERHGATAILLGHTRDDQAETVLLGLARGSGIRSLSGMAAVSGTAGRYRRPFLELDRQTVRKACIAQELAVWDDPHNSDPAYTRSRLRHEGLPALEKALGKGVVEALARTAQLSRDDADALDSWAADAEASVRDDTGRLECAKLFGLPPAVRRRVLRRAVIAEGAPAGSLFARHIEEVDRLITGWRGQGAINLPGRVEARRQGGRLVIRQG, encoded by the coding sequence ATGGGTCCCCATCCTGCGGTCGCGGCGATACGCCTGGCGGTCCGCCGCGTACTCCACGACGTTCTCACCGAGCACACCACCCAGCACGCCGACGGCGGCCACGACGCCCGGCCCGACGCACACCCCCTGGTGCTCGTCGCCTGCTCCGGCGGCGCCGACTCCATGGCGCTCGCCTCCGCGCTCGCCTTCGAGGCCCGCAAGCTCGACGTCCGCGCCGGCGGCATCACCGTCGACCACGGCCTCCAGGCCGGCTCCGCGCAGCGCGCCCGCGAAGTCGCCGACCGCATGACCGCGCTCGGCCTCGACCCCGTCGAAGCCGTCACCGTCACCGTCGGCCGCGACGGAGGCCCCGAAGCCGCCGCCCGCGACGCCCGCTACGCCGCCCTCGACGCCGCCGCCGAGCGGCACGGCGCCACCGCGATCCTCCTCGGGCACACCCGCGACGACCAGGCCGAGACCGTCCTCCTCGGCCTCGCCCGCGGCTCCGGCATCCGCTCGCTCTCCGGCATGGCCGCCGTCTCCGGCACCGCCGGCCGCTACCGCCGCCCCTTCCTGGAGCTCGACCGCCAGACCGTGCGCAAGGCCTGCATCGCCCAGGAACTCGCCGTATGGGACGACCCCCACAACAGCGACCCCGCCTACACCCGCTCCCGCCTCCGCCACGAGGGCCTCCCCGCCCTCGAGAAGGCCCTCGGCAAGGGTGTCGTCGAAGCCCTCGCCCGAACGGCCCAACTCTCCCGCGACGACGCCGACGCCCTCGACTCCTGGGCCGCCGACGCCGAGGCCTCCGTACGGGACGACACCGGCCGCCTCGAATGCGCCAAACTCTTCGGACTTCCCCCCGCCGTACGCCGCCGGGTCCTGCGCCGCGCCGTCATCGCCGAAGGCGCCCCCGCCGGCTCCCTCTTCGCCCGCCACATCGAGGAGGTCGACCGGCTCATCACCGGCTGGCGCGGCCAAGGGGCCATCAACCTGCCCGGGCGCGTCGAGGCGCGCCGCCAGGGTGGCAGACTGGTCATTCGGCAAGGCTGA
- the hpt gene encoding hypoxanthine phosphoribosyltransferase: protein MGTDLKSVLITKEEIDAKLAELAAKIDTEYAGKDLLIVGVLKGAVMVMADLARALSTPVTMDWMAVSSYGAGTQSSGVVRILKDLDTDIKGKHVLIVEDIIDSGLTLSWLLSNLGSREPASLEVCTLLRKPDAAKVAIDVKWIGFDIPNEFVVGYGLDYAEKYRNLPFVGTLAPHVYGG from the coding sequence ATGGGCACCGACCTCAAGTCGGTGCTCATCACCAAGGAAGAGATCGACGCGAAGCTCGCCGAGCTCGCCGCGAAGATCGACACGGAGTACGCGGGCAAGGACCTGCTCATCGTCGGCGTCCTCAAGGGCGCCGTGATGGTGATGGCGGACCTGGCGCGCGCGCTGTCCACCCCCGTCACCATGGACTGGATGGCCGTCTCCTCCTACGGCGCGGGCACCCAGTCCTCCGGCGTCGTCCGCATCCTCAAGGACCTCGACACCGACATCAAGGGCAAGCACGTCCTGATCGTCGAGGACATCATCGACTCGGGCCTGACCCTGTCCTGGCTCCTGTCCAACCTCGGCTCGCGCGAGCCGGCCTCCCTCGAGGTCTGCACCCTCCTGCGCAAGCCGGACGCGGCCAAGGTCGCCATCGACGTGAAGTGGATCGGCTTCGACATCCCGAACGAGTTCGTCGTCGGATACGGCCTCGACTACGCCGAGAAGTACCGCAATCTCCCGTTCGTCGGCACCCTCGCCCCCCACGTCTACGGCGGCTGA
- the ftsH gene encoding ATP-dependent zinc metalloprotease FtsH: MDVKRYFRGPVMWIVLAVLAVVVLMQVVGSSEGYKTVDTSQVVQAIDKNQVKSAKLTTGDEQVIKIDLVDGQQINKSGKVQASYIGTQGADLADKLQEKFEAGQIEKGYTVSPTKQSPFVSVLLSLLPFVLIVVVFLFLMNQMQGGGSRVMQFGKSKAKLITKDTPKTTFADVAGSDEAVEELHEIKEFLQEPAKFQAVGAKIPKGVLLYGPPGTGKTLLARAVAGEAGVPFYSISGSDFVEMFVGVGASRVRDLFEQAKANAPAIVFVDEIDAVGRHRGAGLGGGHDEREQTLNQLLVEMDGFDVKGGVILIAATNRPDILDPALLRPGRFDRQIAVDRPDMQGRLEILKVHQKGKPVAPDVDLGAVARRTPGFTGADLSNVLNEAALLTARSDQKLIDNKALDEAIDRVVAGPQKRTRIMSDKEKKITAYHEGGHALVAAASPNSDPVHKITILSRGRALGYTMVLPDEDKYSTTRNEMLDQLAYMLGGRAAEELVFHDPTTGAANDIEKATATARAMVTQYGMTERLGAIKFGGDNTEPFLGREMAHQRDYSEEVAALVDEEVKKLIETAHNEAWEILVENRDILDNLVLALLEKETLGKEEIAEIFAPIVRRPARPAWTGSARRTPSTRPPVLSPKELALTNSANGSSSATTPVDTTKTTDALPEEHPEV, encoded by the coding sequence ATGGACGTGAAGCGATACTTCCGTGGGCCGGTCATGTGGATCGTGCTGGCCGTCCTCGCCGTGGTCGTGCTGATGCAGGTCGTCGGCTCGTCCGAGGGCTACAAGACGGTGGACACCTCCCAGGTCGTCCAGGCGATCGACAAGAACCAGGTCAAATCCGCAAAGCTCACCACCGGTGACGAGCAGGTCATCAAGATCGACCTCGTCGACGGTCAGCAGATCAACAAGTCGGGCAAGGTCCAGGCCAGCTACATCGGCACCCAGGGCGCCGACCTCGCCGACAAGCTGCAGGAGAAGTTCGAGGCCGGACAGATCGAGAAGGGCTACACCGTCTCGCCGACGAAGCAGTCCCCGTTCGTCTCGGTCCTGCTCTCGCTCCTGCCCTTCGTCCTGATCGTGGTCGTCTTCCTCTTCCTGATGAACCAGATGCAGGGCGGCGGCTCCCGCGTCATGCAGTTCGGCAAGTCCAAGGCGAAGCTGATCACCAAGGACACCCCGAAGACCACCTTCGCCGACGTCGCGGGCTCCGACGAGGCCGTCGAGGAACTCCACGAGATCAAGGAGTTCCTCCAGGAGCCGGCCAAGTTCCAGGCCGTCGGCGCGAAGATCCCCAAGGGCGTCCTGCTCTACGGCCCGCCCGGAACCGGCAAGACGCTCCTCGCGCGCGCCGTCGCCGGCGAGGCCGGCGTGCCGTTCTACTCGATCTCCGGTTCCGACTTCGTCGAGATGTTCGTCGGCGTCGGCGCCTCCCGCGTCCGCGACCTCTTCGAGCAGGCCAAGGCCAACGCCCCGGCCATCGTCTTCGTCGACGAGATCGACGCGGTCGGCCGCCACCGCGGCGCCGGCCTCGGCGGCGGGCACGACGAGCGCGAGCAGACGCTCAACCAGCTGCTCGTCGAGATGGACGGCTTCGACGTGAAGGGCGGCGTCATCCTGATCGCCGCCACGAACCGCCCCGACATCCTCGACCCCGCGCTCCTGCGCCCGGGCCGCTTCGACCGGCAGATCGCCGTCGACCGCCCCGACATGCAGGGCCGCCTGGAGATCCTCAAGGTCCACCAGAAGGGCAAGCCCGTCGCCCCCGACGTGGACCTCGGCGCCGTCGCCCGCCGCACCCCCGGCTTCACCGGTGCGGACCTCTCCAACGTCCTCAACGAGGCGGCGCTCCTCACCGCCCGCAGCGATCAGAAGCTGATCGACAACAAGGCGCTGGACGAGGCGATCGACCGCGTGGTCGCGGGCCCGCAGAAGCGGACCCGGATCATGTCGGACAAGGAGAAGAAGATCACCGCGTACCACGAGGGCGGTCACGCCCTGGTCGCGGCGGCCTCGCCGAACTCCGACCCCGTCCACAAGATCACCATCCTGTCCCGCGGCCGCGCCCTGGGCTACACGATGGTCCTGCCGGACGAGGACAAGTACTCGACCACCCGCAACGAGATGCTCGACCAGCTGGCGTACATGCTGGGCGGCCGCGCGGCGGAGGAGCTCGTCTTCCACGACCCGACCACGGGCGCGGCGAACGACATCGAGAAGGCCACGGCCACCGCTCGCGCGATGGTCACCCAGTACGGCATGACCGAGCGGCTCGGCGCCATCAAGTTCGGCGGCGACAACACCGAGCCCTTCCTCGGCCGTGAGATGGCGCACCAGCGCGACTACTCGGAAGAGGTCGCCGCGCTGGTGGACGAAGAGGTCAAGAAGCTCATCGAGACCGCGCACAACGAGGCGTGGGAGATCCTGGTCGAGAACCGCGACATCCTCGACAACCTGGTCCTGGCGCTCCTGGAGAAGGAGACCCTGGGCAAGGAGGAGATCGCCGAGATCTTCGCCCCCATCGTCCGGCGCCCGGCCCGCCCGGCCTGGACGGGTTCGGCCCGCCGCACCCCGTCCACCCGCCCGCCGGTCCTCTCCCCGAAGGAGCTGGCCCTGACCAACAGCGCCAACGGCTCCTCCTCGGCGACGACCCCGGTCGACACCACCAAGACCACGGACGCCCTCCCCGAGGAGCACCCCGAGGTCTGA
- the folE gene encoding GTP cyclohydrolase I FolE produces the protein MTDPVTLDGESPIGEFDEKRAENAVRELLIAVGENPDREGLLETPARVARAYKELLAGMRQEPEDVLTTTFDLGHDEMVLVKDIEFVSFCEHHLLVFHGVAHVGYIPAESGKITGLSKLARLVDVFARRPQVQERLTTQIADSLMRILEARGAIVVIEAEHMCMSVRGIRKPGAKTTTSAVRGQLRDATTRAEAMSLILAR, from the coding sequence ATGACCGACCCGGTGACGCTGGACGGCGAGAGCCCGATCGGCGAGTTCGACGAGAAGCGCGCCGAGAACGCCGTACGGGAGCTCCTGATCGCGGTCGGCGAGAACCCGGACCGCGAGGGTTTGCTGGAAACTCCCGCACGCGTTGCACGTGCGTACAAGGAACTCCTGGCGGGGATGCGGCAAGAGCCTGAAGATGTCCTGACCACCACTTTTGACCTCGGTCACGACGAGATGGTCCTCGTGAAGGACATCGAATTCGTTAGCTTCTGTGAGCATCATCTTCTGGTGTTCCACGGCGTCGCTCATGTCGGATACATCCCGGCCGAGAGCGGGAAGATCACGGGACTGTCCAAGCTGGCGCGTCTCGTCGACGTGTTCGCCCGGCGGCCACAGGTGCAGGAGCGCTTGACGACGCAGATCGCGGACTCGCTCATGCGGATCCTCGAGGCCCGTGGTGCGATCGTGGTGATCGAGGCCGAGCACATGTGCATGTCCGTGCGCGGCATCCGCAAGCCGGGCGCGAAGACGACGACCTCGGCGGTACGTGGCCAACTGCGTGACGCTACTACACGAGCCGAGGCCATGTCCTTGATATTGGCACGTTAG
- a CDS encoding DUF3180 domain-containing protein, protein MKQLRLKVLAGLFVVAGVLSWGAARLWDSVGTLPSVPLAAPIVLAAIAVVLTATALSLRARLRAQRERRPGAKGVEPLMAARAVVFGQASALVAALVAGMYGGTGVFLLGSLDIPARRDQALYAAFAVLAGIAVIAAALFLERVCRLPEDEDQNGPGRAPVS, encoded by the coding sequence GTGAAACAACTGCGGCTCAAGGTGCTCGCCGGACTCTTCGTCGTCGCCGGCGTCCTCTCCTGGGGCGCCGCCCGGCTCTGGGACTCGGTCGGCACCCTCCCCAGCGTGCCGCTCGCCGCGCCCATCGTCCTGGCGGCCATCGCCGTCGTCCTGACCGCCACCGCCCTCTCGCTGCGCGCCCGCCTCAGGGCCCAGCGTGAGCGCCGCCCCGGCGCCAAGGGCGTCGAACCCCTGATGGCCGCCCGCGCGGTCGTCTTCGGCCAGGCCAGCGCCCTGGTAGCCGCCCTCGTCGCCGGCATGTACGGCGGCACGGGCGTCTTCCTGCTCGGCTCCCTCGACATCCCCGCCCGCCGCGACCAGGCCCTCTACGCCGCCTTCGCCGTCCTCGCCGGCATCGCCGTCATCGCCGCCGCCCTCTTCCTGGAACGCGTCTGCAGGCTCCCGGAGGACGAGGACCAGAACGGCCCCGGCCGCGCCCCGGTGAGCTAG